CGAATGCAAAAAAACCGATAATGGTTGAGTCAAATTGTATACAACCGGTTTCCCTTCCAGTAAGGTAAAGACTAGTGGAAAATAAAAATGTGTTACACAAAAGCCAACAATCAAGAAGGTCGAAAGTGGGAAAGCCCAAAGCTGCTTATTATTTAAGAAGAACTTAGTAACAAGCCCCCACGCTATCAATACCAGTAATACGACTATTATATTTTCAAAATTAACAAAAAGTAGGCACTGGAGAAGCGCACAAACCCCAAGGATCGCCCAGGAAAACCTTCTAATACTTTCTAGAAAGTAATTATTATTGTTTTCCTTTCTTGTCAGATGAATTGTCTTTTCTGTACGCGAATTGCTTTCTGAACTAATATATCTTTTCATAAAAAACTAATTTATGCCGCAGTTTAGATTAGTAAACCCTCAAAGCAAGTGGCATACTGATTGGCTACTATACCTGGCAAAAATCTATCTCTGGCGGATTGACGAGCCTTTTCTCCTAACAATGTTCGGTGCGGAGCGTCTTCAATCAGTTGTTTTAAAGCGATTGAGATACTTTCAGGAGTATTTGATGACAATAATACACCGGCATTGCCTATTATCTCTTCACGGGTCTCATCATTATCAGAAATAATAGCGCACCCAGACAACATTGCTTCCACAAGCACTAATCCATAAGACTCTCTTTTAGGTATAAGTGTAAATATGGAAGCCTTCCGCATGAGTTGCATCACATCGGCATGTGGAAGTTTTACATGCCAAGTAATATCGAAGTTTGTTTTTGGCTCTGGTTTATCCTTTGAAACTACGGTTAGCTCGACTTTCTTCTCGTTTAAATAGGTAGCGCCCAGCAAATCGAAAGCTGCTATCAGTTCTTTTAATCCTTTTCGATTACCCTCGTTTCCAACAAATAAAATGTGAATTGTTTCACTTTTCAGACCTTTTACCGGTTCTATGTCTCCTGAAAGATCAGGCAGAAAGAAAGGAATAGAAATCGTTTTCTCTTTAAACTCAGGACGGTATCTTAGAAATCTCTGGCGGCCATTTTCCGTATGAAAATGAATCATACTGGCCGGTTCAAGCTTTGAAGCCAGAAGATCTGCCTCCTTCTGCCGATCAGGTAACGAACCGAACTTTTCAATCATATAACGATCAGTCATGAAACCTGTCGTTACAAGAACCGGTTTGTCAGCTAATGCTTTAAAAAATAAATTGGGATATACAGGCGAACTGTAATGATAAATCACGTCAGCTTCCATTCCCTTTTTACTCAAACCGTGTTTAACTAGGGGAGTTTTAAGTCCGATAACCTGGTTAGCTATTCGACGCAGATTGAAGGACCACGTGTAGGCATTTGATGCTACTGATAGCATCTCATTCTCTGAATAATCTTGCAACCGAAAGAAACTCTTTGCAATCTTATAATCAGTATTATGTCTGGCTAAGATCCATTCAGGATAGTAAATACCTACTTTTGCCATAATTTATCGCAAGTTTAAGTAGTCAATATTTTTCTTACGCCAGGTACATTTCCAAGCATTTTCCGGACACGTTCAGTGGCTAGCGGAGGTAAAGCGTTCCAATACCGCCATGCATTCCAGATCAGTGCTAGTAAAGAAACCGCCAAAACTGCGATTTTAGCATTAGGGAACAGTATCATCCCCCCCATCCCGACCGCTGCGATCCAAACCGACATAGTAGCTATGCCGGCAGGATATTTTGGCCATTCCATGCTGTTTTCCTGCAACCAGCGCTGAGCAATTCTTCGATACCCAATGGTTGCAACAACTTCGGCTGATAACAAAGCAATACCTCCACCAAGCATACCAATCATCGGCACCAGTAGTAGAATACCTCCAACTACAACCAAAGCGGCTGTAATCGATAACCGTAATTGAGGTTTTAGCAAATTATTACCAACAATTACTGCCATGGCTGGCTGAGCAGCTGCATAGACGAGTATACTAAGCGATAGTACAGCAAAAAGTAAAGGATCGAAAGCGATCTGTCCGCGGGTCCACACCGTAAATAACGGCTCGATAACAGCTTGCATAACTATTACTGCTGGAGCCATAACCGATACAACAACTACCCATACGGTTCCAAAAGCTACTTCGCTTCTGGCTTGGTCCCGTTGATGTAAGAACCGCATGAGCTCAGGCATTAGGGGGTTGGTAAGGGTATTTAATCCCTGTAAAGCAGCATTAGCTCCCGTCCGCATGGTTGAGAAAGCCGCCAGACCGTTGGCTCCCAACAATGGAACAAGCACCAGACGAACTCCCTGATGACGCATGCTTTCTATCAAACTCTTAGCAGATAAAGTCAACGAACTCAAGAAGTTACGAAAGCCCAAACTCCAATCCGGGCTCCTGAACGAAACGTCTTCCTTGCGCAATAAACGCAGCATATCTCTGTAAAGAAGGCTGCTGTACAGCAACGATCCTCCGAAACTCACCATACCGGTTTCGAGAAGTCCTGCCCCGGACATCACAGCGATCACCGGAGCAAAGGTCGAAATCAACGCATACAGAAAGTTCCACCATGACATCCGCGGATAGTACCCGAAAGGAGCCAGGGCTCTTTGAAACAAACCCGGTATGCTGGTGCTGATAAACCATGCGCATCCCTGCAGCACTAGCAAAATTCCCGCATCATGAATGGTTTGAGAATCCAGGTTGTTGGCATTATCCAGGATATGGGGAAGCAGCCCGGTGGTCAGAATCAAGCCTATTATGGTCAACTGGGTCAGGCAGATAGCAATTCCCATAAAAACGCCCGACCATAAATACCGGCTCAACTCCGCCCGATTCTCTTTTCCACAGCGCAAAAATTCAAACTGAAGATAAGTTTGATGACCAAAATCCAGCGTTGTGATAAGGTTTGTCAAAGCCAATACAGCAAGACTTACCCCATACGTTTTAGCGCTCCAATACGTAAGGTACAGGGGTACAATTGCCATTTGGGATGTTATTGTAACCCCAATTTTGGCCCAAGAGGCAACACTTCCAGAAACGATCCGTGATACGGTGGACATTTGCTATAAACTTTTCAGAAAACAATCAACGGTAAAGAGTTGATACATTCTTACCATGCGTTCTCGTTTCCCTTCATCATTGACTCTACCGTCCACCAGCAAATTTTTAGATCCAGCCATACTGACCGTTTCCGGATGTAAAAACGATCTAACGTGATGCGGTGACGCATTTGCATGTCATGCGACGTTTCACCCCGGCAACCTCTCACCTGAGCCAAACCCGTAATTCCGGGTTTCACTCGATACCGCTTCCGATAGTTCGGCATATTGTTCCAAAATAGGAGATCATGCTGTACAGCGTGTGGCCTTGGACCAACAATGCTCATATCACCAATAAGCACGTTTAGAAATTGAGGCATTTCATCCAGATTCGTTTTACGAAGGATCCGGCCTATGGATGTCACTCGGTTATCTCCTTTCGTGGCCTGCTTGAAAGTAGCTTCCGGACTGTATGTCATCGTCCGAAATTTGATGCAATAGAACCACTGGCCCTTGTAACCCGTTCGCTTCTGAATGTACAGAACAGGGCCTGGCGAGCCTAACCGTATTAGAAATCCAATAATCGGGATGAGCCAGGATAAAACAAGAATTGTGACAAGCAGAGAAAAGAAAATGTCAAATACACGCTTTCCTAGTGTCCTATAAGCCAGTTTGTAGTGCCGGGGCTTTGGCTCTGCATACACATACAACGTTTGGTACTCTGAGTCAACACTAAGCATATAAGTCCGTTTTATATTAAGTGTGTAGAAGTCGAAACAAGAATCTCAAGATTTGGCAAGCTTTCTTTATTTACCAATCCCTAAGCGCCGTTTTTTATTGGTTTCCCCTCCACCATAATAGTTTCCGTACCCATAATTATAATAGTAAGACTCACCCTCACCTACTCCATTGAGAATAATGTTGAGTTTCTGGAAGCGTTGCTCTCTATAAAGTGCATCTACCATTCTTAGGTGGTTCTTCGGCGTGTGGTCGTGCCGCACCAGATACATGGTTGCATCGGCAAAAGGAGCAATTAACTGCGAATCGGTTACCAGACCAACTGGTGGTGAGTCGACCAATACATAATCAAAGCGTGCCTTTAATTCATCGAAGAGCTGAGCTAATCGGGGAGAACTCAACAATTCAGCCGGGTTCGGTGGCAGCGGTCCTGCAGTGATAATAAAGTAATTTTCATATCCTGCAATCGGTCTCAGCAAATCATCAATAGTTGCCTCCCCGATCAGATAGTTACTCAAACCCATACGGTTTTCCATATGAAGACTTTGATGCAGTTTAGGTTTGCGCATATCCATCTCCAGAATTACCGTTGAACGATCAACCAGCGCTAAACTAGCGCCCAGGTTAAGCGAGATAAATGATTTCCCTTCCCCGCTAATTGAAGAGGTGAAAAGCAATACTTGGCTTTTTGCCGGATCAGACCGCATAAATTGCAGGTTTGTACGCAATGCCCGAATCTGTTCACCAATAACAGACTGCATCCGGGGCTTAAATACTAAGTTATCACCCGAATTTTGCCGGCTTTTAACAATTTCTCCCAAGATCGGCGTCTGAGTAGCTTCTTCCACATCCGAACGACGCAAAACCCGATTATTGAGCATGTCCTTTACGGCAATAAGTCCAACCGGAACCAATAAGCCTAAGATGCTGAAAAGCAGATAGGTTGTCTTGTTAACAGGCTGAACCGGAACATCATCGGTACGTGGCTTATCAACGATTCGGCTGTCGGATACCGCTGAGGCAGCGGATAAAGCAGTTTCCTCTCTTTTTTGAAGCAGGTAAGTATACAAGCCATTTTTGATAACCTGCTGACGCGTGATATTCAATAAGGCTCGTTCTTTACCTGGGACGGTGCGGATCATGCTCTCAATCCGACGGTTATTAGCCAGCAATTGGTTTCGGCTGCTGGTAAGTTGCTGACGAATGTTCTGAATGTTTTCCGAGATACTTGATTTAACCGCTTTAATCTGGCTATCCAACGACTGCAAAAGAGGACTATTGGGAGCCATGATACGCGAAGATTCTTCCCGCTTTAGTTCAAGCTCGGAGACTTTCGTTAACAATCCATTCAAAACAGGATCACTCAAACTCAACGTTGCCGGTGCTATACTTTTATCGCCTGGTTGCTTTTCAATATAACGCTCAATTTCATTTAAGCCAGTTAAGCGCATATTAACATCGTTCAATTGAACATCATTAGTCTGCACATTTGTCAGAAACGTCTGTGCCTGGGCACTCAGATCTGTAATGCCTTGGGTTGACTTGTACATTTCAACTTCTTTCTCGACAGTTGAAAGTTCACCCGAGATCAAACTCAGCCGTTCTTCAATAAAACGAAGCATATTATTAGCTTCTTGATTCTTATCAGAGATAGACTCTTTGTTGTACTCATTGATTAGTTGAGTAAGAATCATTTCTCCCTTATCTGGCACGCTCTCGGAAAGGCTCATTTCCAACACGGTTGATTCCTTCAAAGCCGGTTCAACCTTTAAACTTGCCAGATACGCATTAACAACTTTAGAATGCGGCTTTACTATTGCTATAACCGGTGATGTAGTGTTGCTTATAGCTTTACGGGTAAAGATCCGTAGCTGACCGTATGGAGTTTTAATACTCTGGTTTACGGGATACGTTTGGCCATTTAAAAGCACCGAGTTGTTGTTCACGAATGAAATCTCCAGCTTGTTTGCGTAGAGTTGTGAATTCGGGTTTTCGAGAATAAGCCGGATGGGTGATTCTGCATAAACTTCCCGATCATAAGTCCCTGTCGGAAAATAATAGCGAACATCAAGGCCCAGATTACTTACCACTCGATCCATCAGAGTAAATGAAGTGAGAATTTCTATCTCATTCTCAATTACTTTGTTACTACCGAACAGATTAAGCTCTTTCATCAAGCCATCACCTGATAATCCACTTTTCTTTTCGTCTTTGATCAACACCGTTGCGTGGACCTTGTATACTGGTTCTTGATACAACAGATAAACATAAGCGCCGGCTAATGCCAATACTAATGAAACCACAAACCACGGCCATTTGCGGACATACCGCATCAACATGACTCGCAGATCAGGCTGCTGCTCTACTTCGTAGACCTGGTAGGGATTGTATGAATTTGTCATGATCTTAACTTTTATCTTAGTGCAGTACGTGATAGAATAAGCGCTATAATGGATAATGAACTTAAAACCAGGGGTATTAATTGGGATGTACGGTCAGCACTTGCCAATCTTACTTTGCCAGGTTCCACATAAACGATATCGTTTGGTCGTAGATAAAAGTAAGGAGACAGAAAGACATCGCGTTTGGTTAAATCAACCCGGTTGAATGTGCGCTGACCATTTTCTTCTCGAATAACCAATACGTTGTTTCGTTTTCCGTAAATTGTTATATCACCCGCCATACCCAAGGCAGCCGGCAAAGTAACCTGTTCGTTTAGAATAGAAAAAAGAGCTGGCCGAGCAACTTCACCCGTTACTGAAATCTGAAAATTCGTATTACGAACATTCACAACAGGTTCCTTTAAATACTCTAATAGCTTTTGTCGGATTTGTGTAGCCGCCTGTGTGTTGGTTAACCCCTGCACTTTTATTTTCCCAACGATTGGTAGTTCAATTTGACCTTCTTCATCGACCGTGTAGCCAGGGGTATATGGTTGTGTAGTTGTTGATCCAGGCTGAGCTCCTCCCATCGCTGAAATAGTAGCATAAGGATTAAAAAGTGCGGTTGCCTCCGCACTTAAACTACTTACTTGCACAGATAACACATCCCCAGCCTTAATTTTCGGTATGTAGCGGGCTGTAGCCACAATGGTGTCCTTATCCGTTAACTCTTTCTGATACAGCACTAACTCTTTACTGGAAATACAACTTCCCAGACTCAAAATTAAGCCAATAAAGCAATACCCAAACCAAGAATGACGTAAACGTAAATTCATATTCAACACTTTAAACATTACATTCAAACAATTGCGGCTAGTTCTGCGGCCAATTTTAGATGATGAAACAAGTTTGATGCATCAATCCAACACCTTTATGTGGAGATGATCTGACCATTCATCAGTAGCCATACGTATGGCTACTGATGAATGGCAGCGAGTCTAGGAGAACGTTTTCAAAGTTTTTGTTTAAGTTACGGTTAAACATATACGTTAATTAGGAATTATCTACCAAATAAATAGATCAAATTTAGTTGATAATCACCTAGTGCTTAAGCTACTCAAAACTCTTCATCTTTTTTTATATGCACTTAAAAATGCTTCCTAGTATTTGCTAGCCTTCATCCGCTGGGTTAATTACTTTTATTAAAATCCGTTGTCTGGCTTAAGCCAGTTTACTTAATATACGAATATACAACACTATACGGATGAGCTCTAGTGATTTTTATTTTTTCAACTTGCCACTTACTCCTAGTACAGGCGCTTATTCTAAAAATACTTCTTTGATTTATAACCCATAGCTTATTATAGTTATATAAATAAACAATAAAATCTCTTAAACTATTCATGTCAACTTTCTGATCTAGAACTAACTAGCAAACATTGTCACTTTCCATCCCGTTCAACAGCAAGTCGAAATAAAAAATACTCAAGTTTTTATTTTAATAGTAAAATTTACAAGTTCTCTAATTTATTATTCTACGAAAAACGCACACTTAAGCATACTAACTCATCGATTGATAGCTTAAAAATATGAAAACTTACTTTTTTAACCTAATGTCAATAAGAAAGCACTAACACCTATAATTCAAAGAATAAATATTGAATCCGGCAAATTATTAATCACCTCAGATATTTTTAGTTTGATTAATAAAAAATACATTTTTTTTCGCTAAAAAAATTTATATCTAAGCTTAAAGTGAGTAGTTTTACACATCCTCGCTTATTGATAAACAAACATAAAAGAAATTCTCAAAAAGAACTAAATGTTGTCAATTAAATTAGCTAAGCGTTGATGAATATACCTTCAAAAAGTTGAACTATACCCTTACCGCTGATTGACATTTCTCAATTATCAGTCATGTTCAATATTGGATTATAGACATAAAACCTCGATAAAAGTTAGCTATACTAGTGTTTATCATAGCCAACTGGCATAATTATCAGACACTATGACCCAACTCATAAATATTAATTAATTTATCTAACGGTCAATAACGAATTTGAGGATAGAGCAGGAGCTGTGTTGACAATTAGGAAGGGAATTTGTTGACAATTTATTCTAGGATAATGCCAACTGTTATTTTTATTTGATGCGACGCTACGAAATTACAGACCAACAATGGTATCGATTAGCACCCTTATTGCCCGGCAAACCAGGTGATGTAGGACGTACAGCAACCGATAATAGGCTTTTTATCAACGCTATCTTATGGATTGCCCGTAGTGGCGCTCCCTGGCGCGATCTACCGAGACGTTTTGGTATGTGGAACTCTGTATACCGTCGGTTTCGACGCTGGACGAAGGCGGGTGTCTGGAAAAAAATCTCTGAAAGCTGTCAAGATCCTGAGCTAGAATGGCTTATGACTTATTTAATGAATATCCAGATTCACGAAGATTCTGACGAACTCCAGGCCCCATCCTAATAAGAATAGGAGATGAAAGGCCGTTTTAAAATCAAGAACCAGTCTTTCTTAAATTAATCATTTCATTTATAAATTGCCTGACCGTGTAACGATCAGGTTACAAATTATATGAAATCAAGGACACTTTCCGAAGGCTTAAGTTTAAATTTGTAAGGAAGATCAATAAAAGAGAAGCAGGGTCGGTCTTCAAAACTTCTGATTCTATGTAGCAGCCAGTTGCTCTGGAGCAAAAAAAATAGTTGCTGTTCTACTTCTAGGAAACCCTAAACGTATACACAGCAACTACACACCCATCTGCGTTTGCCCTAAAGCAAGAAGACTATAATCACCACCGTTTTCTTAATCCTAGGTACCCCCCAATTGCATTGTCGTACAACTGTCCAGAATCCAACGAAACGGCGGCTTGTAGTTCGGCTCCACCTAACCAAGTTGTTGGAATTGATGTGCGCAACACACCCGAAAACTGGTTAACGTGTCTGTTTCTGTATACCGGATTAACGAAGGGGCCATAATTTTGACTAACAGCAAGATGAGTCTCCAATTGGACGCCTGAGTTAAAACCGCCCGCAAAGGCAAAATGTGCCATTTTTATTCGGTTATTAATGATCATTCGCCTGGATCTATTTAACGGTAGTGAAAATTCCTGGCGAATATCTTTTCCCCGAGTGATGAATGGGGTACCAATTATACGCTGCCGGGTTGACCAACCGTCAATGTATTGGCTGTGGTTAAAATAAGTGTCCCCTTCATAGCGTCCCGTCAAGCCTTCCGGCACTTTATCGCCGTTGGTAGTATTAAAATATTCGAGTGTTAGCTGATTTATACGGAATTTGTAATCACTCCTATTTCCTGTGTTTTTAATTCGAATACCGTATAGACCGTCTAATGAATTGGCAAAAGCTAACCCCGATCGATCCTCAAATGGATGTTGATAATACAACAGTAAATTCCACTTTTCAACCATGAGTTCCGCACCGAAATCCAAAGATCCCAAGTGGTTTCCTATTTGGTTATTCGAATCGATTCCCGGGTAATTGGCGGGTCGGTTTCTGGGCGGTCTAGCGACAATAAGGTCCGTGTAATCCCTGAAAGAAGAAGGGAGCTTACCGTCAACGGTTAAGGATTGCTTCAAATAGTCAGACCTTCCTCCCCATTGCACGTTATGAATAATGCCAGCGTAGAACTTAGCTTTCCACGTTGGCTTCCCAAACCGGACAAACAGTGACTTTTGGTGCAGAAACGAACCCTGAACCGAATCGGTGTTTGGAAACCATCCGTGAGCATAAAGAAAATTGAACGCGACAATACTTTTCGTGAATTTTAAAGGAACAAAGCCGTTAG
This Larkinella insperata DNA region includes the following protein-coding sequences:
- a CDS encoding IS5 family transposase — protein: MRRYEITDQQWYRLAPLLPGKPGDVGRTATDNRLFINAILWIARSGAPWRDLPRRFGMWNSVYRRFRRWTKAGVWKKISESCQDPELEWLMTYLMNIQIHEDSDELQAPS
- a CDS encoding sugar transferase: MLSVDSEYQTLYVYAEPKPRHYKLAYRTLGKRVFDIFFSLLVTILVLSWLIPIIGFLIRLGSPGPVLYIQKRTGYKGQWFYCIKFRTMTYSPEATFKQATKGDNRVTSIGRILRKTNLDEMPQFLNVLIGDMSIVGPRPHAVQHDLLFWNNMPNYRKRYRVKPGITGLAQVRGCRGETSHDMQMRHRITLDRFYIRKRSVWLDLKICWWTVESMMKGNENAW
- a CDS encoding glycosyltransferase family 4 protein — its product is MAKVGIYYPEWILARHNTDYKIAKSFFRLQDYSENEMLSVASNAYTWSFNLRRIANQVIGLKTPLVKHGLSKKGMEADVIYHYSSPVYPNLFFKALADKPVLVTTGFMTDRYMIEKFGSLPDRQKEADLLASKLEPASMIHFHTENGRQRFLRYRPEFKEKTISIPFFLPDLSGDIEPVKGLKSETIHILFVGNEGNRKGLKELIAAFDLLGATYLNEKKVELTVVSKDKPEPKTNFDITWHVKLPHADVMQLMRKASIFTLIPKRESYGLVLVEAMLSGCAIISDNDETREEIIGNAGVLLSSNTPESISIALKQLIEDAPHRTLLGEKARQSARDRFLPGIVANQYATCFEGLLI
- a CDS encoding polysaccharide biosynthesis/export family protein; this translates as MNLRLRHSWFGYCFIGLILSLGSCISSKELVLYQKELTDKDTIVATARYIPKIKAGDVLSVQVSSLSAEATALFNPYATISAMGGAQPGSTTTQPYTPGYTVDEEGQIELPIVGKIKVQGLTNTQAATQIRQKLLEYLKEPVVNVRNTNFQISVTGEVARPALFSILNEQVTLPAALGMAGDITIYGKRNNVLVIREENGQRTFNRVDLTKRDVFLSPYFYLRPNDIVYVEPGKVRLASADRTSQLIPLVLSSLSIIALILSRTALR
- a CDS encoding lipopolysaccharide biosynthesis protein; translation: MSTVSRIVSGSVASWAKIGVTITSQMAIVPLYLTYWSAKTYGVSLAVLALTNLITTLDFGHQTYLQFEFLRCGKENRAELSRYLWSGVFMGIAICLTQLTIIGLILTTGLLPHILDNANNLDSQTIHDAGILLVLQGCAWFISTSIPGLFQRALAPFGYYPRMSWWNFLYALISTFAPVIAVMSGAGLLETGMVSFGGSLLYSSLLYRDMLRLLRKEDVSFRSPDWSLGFRNFLSSLTLSAKSLIESMRHQGVRLVLVPLLGANGLAAFSTMRTGANAALQGLNTLTNPLMPELMRFLHQRDQARSEVAFGTVWVVVVSVMAPAVIVMQAVIEPLFTVWTRGQIAFDPLLFAVLSLSILVYAAAQPAMAVIVGNNLLKPQLRLSITAALVVVGGILLLVPMIGMLGGGIALLSAEVVATIGYRRIAQRWLQENSMEWPKYPAGIATMSVWIAAVGMGGMILFPNAKIAVLAVSLLALIWNAWRYWNALPPLATERVRKMLGNVPGVRKILTT
- a CDS encoding GumC family protein; amino-acid sequence: MTNSYNPYQVYEVEQQPDLRVMLMRYVRKWPWFVVSLVLALAGAYVYLLYQEPVYKVHATVLIKDEKKSGLSGDGLMKELNLFGSNKVIENEIEILTSFTLMDRVVSNLGLDVRYYFPTGTYDREVYAESPIRLILENPNSQLYANKLEISFVNNNSVLLNGQTYPVNQSIKTPYGQLRIFTRKAISNTTSPVIAIVKPHSKVVNAYLASLKVEPALKESTVLEMSLSESVPDKGEMILTQLINEYNKESISDKNQEANNMLRFIEERLSLISGELSTVEKEVEMYKSTQGITDLSAQAQTFLTNVQTNDVQLNDVNMRLTGLNEIERYIEKQPGDKSIAPATLSLSDPVLNGLLTKVSELELKREESSRIMAPNSPLLQSLDSQIKAVKSSISENIQNIRQQLTSSRNQLLANNRRIESMIRTVPGKERALLNITRQQVIKNGLYTYLLQKREETALSAASAVSDSRIVDKPRTDDVPVQPVNKTTYLLFSILGLLVPVGLIAVKDMLNNRVLRRSDVEEATQTPILGEIVKSRQNSGDNLVFKPRMQSVIGEQIRALRTNLQFMRSDPAKSQVLLFTSSISGEGKSFISLNLGASLALVDRSTVILEMDMRKPKLHQSLHMENRMGLSNYLIGEATIDDLLRPIAGYENYFIITAGPLPPNPAELLSSPRLAQLFDELKARFDYVLVDSPPVGLVTDSQLIAPFADATMYLVRHDHTPKNHLRMVDALYREQRFQKLNIILNGVGEGESYYYNYGYGNYYGGGETNKKRRLGIGK
- a CDS encoding capsule assembly Wzi family protein, translating into MKFYLTQAMRRHYALFLVFYLIVSTLFAQKTTNFTGGYSAEVGAFISSTKRMPFWLRANQYGIVPLTAPVGTVRLGAHGEWKADSTVKRSRWFANYGVYAAGNVAQTNQIVLPEAYAMTGVGSFYIYAGKRREIIGLGDSTYTSGFYSWSQNATPIPKIQIGTNGFVPLKFTKSIVAFNFLYAHGWFPNTDSVQGSFLHQKSLFVRFGKPTWKAKFYAGIIHNVQWGGRSDYLKQSLTVDGKLPSSFRDYTDLIVARPPRNRPANYPGIDSNNQIGNHLGSLDFGAELMVEKWNLLLYYQHPFEDRSGLAFANSLDGLYGIRIKNTGNRSDYKFRINQLTLEYFNTTNGDKVPEGLTGRYEGDTYFNHSQYIDGWSTRQRIIGTPFITRGKDIRQEFSLPLNRSRRMIINNRIKMAHFAFAGGFNSGVQLETHLAVSQNYGPFVNPVYRNRHVNQFSGVLRTSIPTTWLGGAELQAAVSLDSGQLYDNAIGGYLGLRKRW